One Citrus sinensis cultivar Valencia sweet orange chromosome 5, DVS_A1.0, whole genome shotgun sequence genomic window, atattgttaaaacaATTCATTCATCATAGGCCTAGAAAAAATCCGGTTTGAGCATATGCTGCAGGAAGGGTTATTTAATCCTTGTGTGCGTATGGATCAGCCGGGAGGAATTTTGCGTATCGCTCTGTCTTGGACCCCGATTTGTGGTCATAGTATTCGACTACTGCAGCACCAGCAAGAGCAGCCAGTGTGAGAGCCTGTGCATGCAACCTGAGATTAAGTTTGTAATACACAAGTGGTCAGCAAGGTGAGTGAACAAAAATGATGTCTGAACTCTAGTAGACATAAATTCAGAGCACAAGGTTTAATATTTGAAGACagggtaaaaaaattagagataaaataaagcaTCAGTTGAAATAATTCTAGTTACTACTTCACATAATTTTACAACAAGAATTACTgcaaaggattttttttttcttaatactCCGGACTTGTCACATACCCCACACAAGGAACTTGACTCTGAAATTATGGCTCCCCCAAACAACCCTACAAAATTTTGGGGAGcaataaattcaaagtttttttGTCAGATATGTAGCCCGAGGAATCCAACCCCAAACCCTCTATGAGGGAACCACATGCTTGACCATTCGACTAACCCTCAGGTTGATTCTAATTGGCATTTAACTGTAAGAGTTActataataactaaaatatcaTGAAAGCAGTTCTATGACTTCAAtgacaacaataacaacaaaaacagaGGGTTATCTTGTCTGCTTTTGAAGATTGGAATCATTACAATTTAATAACCTCCTAGCTAATGGCTTCAAACATCCCCAAACAATTTTCTTTGGGGGCCATCGACAGCCCCTTAAGTTAATAAAAGAGGAACGAAACATTCTTCGGTCTGAAACACAAGCATGCCCCTTATTAAATACGATGCGCCAACAACACAACAATTAAGCTCGCCGAAGGTAGCAGCAACAACTTGTAATATACACAACCACTAAGAATTTCCCCAACTTCCCCACATTTACCCATTGACCATTGCCACCATCACCAACAACATAAACCAGCCACAAGCAACCATTCTTTGTCACCAAAAAGGATGGTGCAAGAAACGATTTGTAGAAAGCAATGCTTCTACATtacaataaaagaattatgGAGAATTCATAACACAAACCATCCATCAGGTTTGGAAGTCGCAGATGGGATCACAAATTCAGAATTTAAATCTGATTTATTCCATTTGACCCGAAGCTTAATTATCTAGAACTTCAGATTAAATTCTCACCATCTCTTTAGataccaaaaattaaataaataaatacaaattgcCAACCTACTTTCAATCAATCAACATAAACAAAATCTCAATTCCCAAAtcaaaaaatctttttctttattaaaaaaaaaaagataaagaaagaaaaatataccTAGCGTGAATGATCTTGACACTTGTTTTCATACCGGGTTGAGACCAATTGTAGGCGATGGAACCCGCAATCCCGGAGAGCCACAAACTCCCTTTTGTCACAAAAATCAACAATATTAGCATcaccataataa contains:
- the LOC102616658 gene encoding uncharacterized protein LOC102616658 is translated as MAEHKSKLESVREWVVQNKLRTVGSLWLSGIAGSIAYNWSQPGMKTSVKIIHARLHAQALTLAALAGAAVVEYYDHKSGSKTERYAKFLPADPYAHKD